The Kribbella sp. HUAS MG21 genome includes the window TTGCACGGGTGTACGGGATGAGCGGAGGGAGATGGTGATGGGCGTTGGCGGCTTCTCCGGGAAGCGGTTGGGGCGGGTACGCGGGCTGCTCGAGCGGGAGGTCGAGCGCGGGTTCGTGCCGGGACTGGTCGCGGTGCTGCGACGGCACGGTGAGACGTACGTCGAGGCAGTCGGGCGGCTGGCCTTCGACGGGCCCGGGGCGGCGGTGCCGATGGGGATCGACTCGGTCGTCCGGTTGGGGTCGATGTCGAAACCGATCGTCGCCGCCTGCGTCATGTCGCTGGTCGAGGACTGCACGCTGCGCCTCGACGACCCCGTGGACGACCTCCTGCCGGAACTCGCGAACCCACGGGTGCTGGCCGATCCGTCCGGCCCGGTCGACGACACCGTCCCCGCGGAACGGCCCATCACCGTCAGGGACCTGCTGACGTTCACGCTCGGCACCGGGATGGTCCCGGACACGGTCCCGATCGCGGATGCGCTCGACGCACTCCCCGAGGGCTCGCTGGACGAGTGGGTCCGCGGACTCGGCAACCTTCCGCTCGTCCATCAACCCGGCGAGCGCTGGATGTACGACACCGGCTCCGACGTCACGGGTGCGCTCATCCAGCGCGCGACTGGCCTGACGCTCGGCGAGGCGCTGCGCGAACGGATCCTCGAGCCGCTCGGCATGAAGGACACCGGCTTCAGTGTGCGCCCGGACAGCCTCGACCGGCTCGCGGCGGCGTACGAGCGGGACAGCGCCCCGACCGGCGAAGCGGTGCTCGAAGGCGGTCGCGATTGGGCCAAGCCGCCGGCGTTCGAGAGCGGTGGCGGCGGGCTCGTCTCGACGGCCGAGGACTACCTGCGGTTCGCGTGCGCACTGCTCGACGGCGGCGGGCCGCTCTCCCGGCCGTCCGTGACACTGATGACGAGCGACCAGCTCACCGAAGCGCAGCGTGCGACGTCGGGTTTCTGGCCGGGGTACTTCGCGACCACGAGCTGGGGGTTCGGGATGGGGATCGTCACCGACCGCACGCGCCTCGGCCCGTCCGCCGGAAGCTACGGCTGGACCGGCTTCTACGGTACGGCGTGGTACAACGATCCGGCCGAGGACCTGACCGCCCTGCTGATCCTGCAGCGCGCGCACGCCGGCGACCCGTCGCTGCCGCTGCCGAGAGATTTCTGGACGACCGTCTACCAGGCGATCGACGACTAGCTGACGGAGACGAACATGCAGTACCTGATTTCGGTGATCGACGACCGCACCGGGTCGGCGACCGAGGACGAGATGACGGCCATCCGCGCGTTCAACGAACAGTTGGTGGCCGACGGCCACTGGGTGTTCGCGGGTGGGTTGAGTTCGCCGAGCGACGCGACCGTGATCGACGGGCGCGGCGACGGGGAACCGCTGTTCACCGACGGGCCGTTCCTGGAGTCGAAGGAGTACATGGCCGGCTTCTGGGTGTTCGAGGCGCCGGACCTCGACGCGGCGCTGAAGCTCGCCGCCGGCGCGTCCAAGGCCTGCAACCGGCGGCTCGAGGTGCGGCCGTTCCTGTGAACGACGTCCAGGAAGCCGTCACCCGGGCGCACCGCGGCGAATGGGCGCGGGTCGTCGCATCGCTGACGAAGCGGTTCGGCGACCTCGACATCGCCGAGGAGGCCGCGGCCGAGGCCTTCGCGACGGCGGTCGAGCGCTGGCCCGCGGACGGCGTACCGCCGAACCCGGGCGCCTGGCTCACCACGACCGCCAACCGCAAGGCGATCGACCGGATCCGCCGCGAGGCCAAGCGTGACGACAAGCAGAAGGAGGCGCAGATGTCGTACGGCGAACCGCCCGAGCCTCTCGGTGTGATCGACGACGAGCGGCTCCGGCTGATCTTCACCTGCTGC containing:
- a CDS encoding serine hydrolase domain-containing protein, producing the protein MGVGGFSGKRLGRVRGLLEREVERGFVPGLVAVLRRHGETYVEAVGRLAFDGPGAAVPMGIDSVVRLGSMSKPIVAACVMSLVEDCTLRLDDPVDDLLPELANPRVLADPSGPVDDTVPAERPITVRDLLTFTLGTGMVPDTVPIADALDALPEGSLDEWVRGLGNLPLVHQPGERWMYDTGSDVTGALIQRATGLTLGEALRERILEPLGMKDTGFSVRPDSLDRLAAAYERDSAPTGEAVLEGGRDWAKPPAFESGGGGLVSTAEDYLRFACALLDGGGPLSRPSVTLMTSDQLTEAQRATSGFWPGYFATTSWGFGMGIVTDRTRLGPSAGSYGWTGFYGTAWYNDPAEDLTALLILQRAHAGDPSLPLPRDFWTTVYQAIDD
- a CDS encoding YciI family protein; the protein is MQYLISVIDDRTGSATEDEMTAIRAFNEQLVADGHWVFAGGLSSPSDATVIDGRGDGEPLFTDGPFLESKEYMAGFWVFEAPDLDAALKLAAGASKACNRRLEVRPFL